The genomic interval gactgaaatgtacattcacttcctgCTCACTCAAATAAACATGAAGAACCAGAAGTATAAAGAGAGAGATTCAGGAAAACTCCAGGAGTCCAACATAAAAGTGATTGTGAAACTTGCTGAACTGGCCTTCGAACAGCTGATGAAGGGCAATGTTATGTTCTATGAGGAGGACCTGATTGAGAGCGGCATAGATGTCACTGACGCCtcagtgtattctgggatttgCACTGAGATTTTTCGTGAGGAATCTGTGATTCACCAGAAGAAAGTCTACTGCTTCATTCATCTGAGCTTTCAAGAATTTCTGGCTGCTTTCTATGTGTTTTACTcacatctgtttaaaaaaatggaaccGCTGAAgttgtttctgaatgacagacTTGAGATGTACAGATCTGGAAAAAGCCCTTTGTGTGAGCTGCTAAAGTCAGCAGTTAAAAAAACGTGTCAAAGTAAAAACGGACACCTAGATCTTTTTTTGCGGTTCCTGCTGGGAATTTCGctggagaacaatcagagaGTCTTACAGGCTCTTTTGACATGCACAGAGAATAGCTCCAAcaccatcaaaataataaaaaaacacattaaaaacataatcaaGAGAAATGATCGTCTTTCAGCTGAACGATCTATCAATCTTTTCTACTGTCTGCTGGAAGTTAAAGATCAGACTCTTTACAGAGAGATTCAGCGTTTTGTGAAATCAGACAAACACTCAGAGAAGAAACTGACTCTCGGTCACTGTTCAGCCATTGCCTGGATGCTTCAGATGTCAGAGAAGATGCTGGATGAGTTTGATctcacaaaatataatacatcatCCGAGGGAAAACAGAGACTGTTGCCTGCTGTGataaactgcaaaaaagctGTGTGAGTATCTTATTCATGTCATCATATTGATTTGTCATCACAGAATACATCTATCAAACCATGACTGTGtattcaattcattttaattttcatattttaattatattaacacatttaattaattaatgacaaagGAAGAAAGGAATTGCTAGTCATCctgtttttggatgaactatgcattctgttagttttgCAAATTAGTATGTTTCATCAGGCCATGAAGATCTGTTATCTTCAGTCGTTTATTGTGTGGTGCCTAGTTTTTCTCTGTAGCCATTTTGAAAATCTATTCAGGTTTTAAAAGTTAGGTGATAGAAGGTAGACGGAATGCAGTATATGTTTTAACCATCTATCTTCTCTTTATTGTTCTGTGTCATCCTGTTATAGACTTGCTGGATGTGGTCTCTCTTATCGGCACTATGAAAGTTTGTCTTCTGCTCTACAATCATCAGACTCCCatctgagagagctggatctgagtaacaatgatctgcaggattcaggagtgaagctgctctctgctgCACTGAAAAGTTCAAACTGTCAAGTGAACATACTGaggtttgtttttaacagttaCTCCGTGTTcaactatttttactatttttacatttgtctgggtcacagattaACCAGGCCAGGGGTTCTTTCTTCTTCATGTAAGAAGAAAGAGTTTCTTCTTGCATGTTTTTTGGGGAAATCTTATTAAAGCGAAATAGTATAGAAGATATTTAGATATCCAATGGGTTTTGAACTTTAGAAGAAATCAAAGTAGATGTTGAGGGAGAAACTACTTAAACTTTAAAACTGTACTACAACTACTTATACAATACTACAAGTTTTTCTCCTCCACCACGATTGAAGTTTATGGAACTTAAACTTTCCAACTAGGAAACGtatcaaaattatttctgaGCTTCCCGATGTCCAATTTCCAActtatatttatgataaattCAATAGAATGAAGGGAGCATAACTAACCTGCTCTGTTCATTATCCTCTGTGATATTACTACTATCCAGTGATTTTCCTGTATACCTCCCTTCTGACCTAGTCATATTAGTGTCAGCTTGTCTTTACTGagaaaacagcataaaaaactTTTCCATGACTACGAcctaaataaatagttaatattattttaaagtgattaTATTGGGTGATTAATGATTGTGAATGTTGGTCAGAATTTGTGTGATTTAAGCAATTTGAAGGGTTTTAATTGCTTCctcaatttttttctgtttagatTGGTCAGCTGTAATCTCACTGGTCAGTGCtgtgaaagtttgtcttcagttctACAGTCATCAAAAACCCatctgagagagctggatctaagtaacaatgacctgcaggattcaggattAAAGCTGCTCTTGGCTGGACTGAAATGTTCAAAGATTCGACTGAGCATACTGAGGTATTTAGGAACACATATAAAGCATACCGATAAAGCAgttattttgtacttttgatTGTCAAACTAATATGATTTGGGGTGTGTTTGTAGGCtgtctggctgtatggtgacagagaaaggctgttgttatttgtcttcagctctAAGTTCAAACTCTctacacctgagagagctggatctgagctacaatcatcctggagattcaggagtcaagctgctctctgaaaaactgaaGGATCCAAACTGCACACTGGAAAAACTCAAGTATGTTCAGCAGGAAGAGTTACACTGATGTGTGTATACTGATTGTAACACTGTGAAAATATGTGAACACTGTATGTTTTACAGTGTGGATCACGGAGGAGAGTTGAGAATTACAACAGGTCTCCACAAATGTACGTC from Puntigrus tetrazona isolate hp1 chromosome 4, ASM1883169v1, whole genome shotgun sequence carries:
- the LOC122342966 gene encoding NACHT, LRR and PYD domains-containing protein 3-like isoform X3, giving the protein MDFDLNQRAASPKPSYASDASMGQPIYFSAETALMSSRRKRKRRASAGHIYQPPDLSDGSMTFEPRDCQTRDWQKESCQKVDDKLQRVKDQHKTNMKNKYERLCEGFKLQDNKTFLNRIYTQLYIIEGENEGVNEEHEVLQMEKTKHSQDTLINCNDIFKASPEPGCEEKKTKKKRKKNQIKTALTKGIAGIGKTVSVQKFILDWAEGKANQDVDFMFVLPFRELNLIKDHQYNLHRLLLDFHPELHDVDSKIYEECKVVFIFDGLDESRISLMLSEASEISVTKTSSVSVLISKLLKGEILPSALIWITSRPAAANQIPSKYINRVTEVQGFNVPQKEEYFRKRISDEHQASRIISHIRKSRSLHIMCHIPVFCWISSTVLQNFLKQDISANIPQNLTEMYIHFLLTQINMKNQKYKERDSGKLQESNIKVIVKLAELAFEQLMKGNVMFYEEDLIESGIDVTDASVYSGICTEIFREESVIHQKKVYCFIHLSFQEFLAAFYVFYSHLFKKMEPLKLFLNDRLEMYRSGKSPLCELLKSAVKKTCQSKNGHLDLFLRFLLGISLENNQRVLQALLTCTENSSNTIKIIKKHIKNIIKRNDRLSAERSINLFYCLLEVKDQTLYREIQRFVKSDKHSEKKLTLGHCSAIAWMLQMSEKMLDEFDLTKYNTSSEGKQRLLPAVINCKKAVLAGCGLSYRHYESLSSALQSSDSHLRELDLSNNDLQDSGVKLLSAALKSSNCQVNILRLVSCNLTGQCCESLSSVLQSSKTHLRELDLSNNDLQDSGLKLLLAGLKCSKIRLSILRLSGCMVTEKGCCYLSSALSSNSLHLRELDLSYNHPGDSGVKLLSEKLKDPNCTLEKLKFPFSHTESKHSKPSSHSI